A region of Toxorhynchites rutilus septentrionalis strain SRP chromosome 1, ASM2978413v1, whole genome shotgun sequence DNA encodes the following proteins:
- the LOC129762730 gene encoding mpv17-like protein 2, producing MRKLVHQLQALTRKAFSKKYLLLTNVGISVSLSGVGDIMEQHYEIYTNNLNCWDRQRTRHMSISGMTVGIFCHNWYNLMDRAFPGRTLQIVLKKVLIDQTIASPVVIFIFFATLAILRKATWKETVLEMEEKFIRLYTAEWIVWPPAQIVNFYLLPNKYRVLYDNTISLGYDVYTSYVINEKTNDGINIS from the coding sequence CAGTAAGAAATACCTTCTACTCACAAACGTGGGAATCTCCGTCAGTTTATCAGGAGTTGGTGATATAATGGAGCAGCATTACGAAATCTATACCAACAATTTGAATTGCTGGGACCGACAGCGAACTCGGCACATGTCTATCTCGGGAATGACGGTCGGAATCTTTTGCCATAATTGGTATAATTTAATGGATCGTGCTTTCCCTGGCCGAACGTTGCAAATCGTGTTGAAAAAGGTTCTAATTGATCAAACGATTGCTTCTCCCGtagttattttcatattttttgcaaCATTAGCGATATTACGAAAAGCTACATGGAAAGAAACTGTTTTGGAAATGGAGGAAAAGTTCATTAGGCTTTATACTGCGGAATGGATAGTCTGGCCTCCCGCGCAAATagtaaatttttatttgttGCCTAATAAATATCGCGTATTGTATGACAATACTATCTCGCTCGGATACGATGTTTATACCAGCTATGTGATAAACGAGAAAACTAACGATGGAATAAATATCAGCTGA